The Verrucomicrobium spinosum DSM 4136 = JCM 18804 genome includes a region encoding these proteins:
- a CDS encoding tannase/feruloyl esterase family alpha/beta hydrolase, with the protein MYSLSCEIPRQCPFTESQEANIIAAGNEYMATREIPQTAGKLVSDPRCNKADIEAVIALARKKDTTLTDQHAEAMRKLFDGPKHSVTGERIFCGIPFGSSFKAAHGHLYLFRWVFGPDKNLAELNFGADIGTYAAALAPYLNAENPDLSAFEKRGGKLLMISGSADSVVPFHASIDYYERTAEHFGSLDKVRSFLRLYLVPGMSHGPGPGINKLPNMLKLVVDWREKNVVPDVIQGQRIVNGKTEIDIPVYPYPGKTGWDEAGGFKKIDGPRLGVDRISARFIPPAAD; encoded by the coding sequence GTGTATAGCCTGTCTTGTGAGATTCCGCGCCAGTGTCCGTTCACAGAGTCTCAGGAGGCGAACATCATCGCCGCCGGGAATGAGTACATGGCCACACGGGAAATTCCTCAAACCGCCGGGAAGCTGGTGTCAGACCCGCGTTGCAACAAAGCGGACATCGAGGCCGTGATCGCCCTGGCCAGGAAAAAAGACACCACGCTCACGGACCAGCACGCCGAGGCCATGCGCAAGCTCTTCGACGGTCCGAAGCACTCTGTGACCGGGGAGCGCATCTTCTGCGGCATCCCCTTTGGCAGCTCCTTCAAGGCGGCGCATGGCCACCTGTACCTCTTCCGCTGGGTCTTTGGTCCGGACAAGAATCTGGCGGAGCTCAACTTCGGGGCTGACATTGGCACCTATGCTGCCGCGCTGGCACCCTACCTCAATGCCGAGAACCCGGATCTCAGTGCCTTCGAGAAGCGCGGCGGCAAGCTGCTCATGATCTCGGGCTCTGCCGACTCGGTGGTGCCTTTTCATGCCTCCATCGACTACTACGAACGCACGGCCGAGCACTTTGGGTCGCTTGACAAGGTCCGCTCGTTTTTGCGCCTCTACCTGGTCCCCGGCATGAGCCATGGGCCCGGGCCCGGCATCAACAAGCTGCCCAACATGCTGAAGCTGGTGGTGGACTGGCGCGAGAAGAATGTGGTGCCGGACGTCATCCAGGGCCAGCGCATCGTGAACGGCAAGACCGAGATCGACATCCCGGTCTATCCCTATCCGGGCAAAACGGGCTGGGATGAGGCTGGCGGGTTCAAGAAGATCGATGGGCCGCGCTTGGGCGTGGATCGAATCTCCGCGCGGTTCATTCCCCCGGCGGCTGACTGA
- a CDS encoding BlaI/MecI/CopY family transcriptional regulator, translating to MWESSKARDLSRRERQVIEIVMRLGKSTAREIEEELPEAPTYSAVRSILRLLVEKGMLVKEKVNGRDEFKLPVPQAAAKTKALHEFVKNFFANSVADAALALLGHQKTKLTDEEADQLSRLIEEARKK from the coding sequence ATGTGGGAATCATCAAAAGCCCGAGACCTGAGCCGGAGAGAGCGGCAGGTGATTGAGATTGTCATGCGACTGGGCAAGTCCACCGCGCGGGAGATCGAGGAGGAACTTCCTGAGGCACCGACCTATTCCGCCGTGCGCTCCATTCTCCGCCTGCTGGTGGAGAAGGGGATGCTGGTCAAAGAAAAGGTCAACGGCCGGGACGAGTTCAAGCTGCCGGTGCCCCAGGCTGCGGCCAAGACGAAGGCGCTGCATGAGTTCGTGAAGAACTTCTTCGCCAACTCCGTCGCGGATGCTGCGCTGGCCTTGCTGGGGCATCAGAAAACGAAGCTGACCGACGAAGAAGCCGATCAACTCAGCCGCTTGATCGAGGAGGCTCGGAAGAAATGA
- a CDS encoding RHS repeat-associated core domain-containing protein: MSEDQKRWTSEARPTEKTTLRLLDLTKVPTEKDLRMAGQLGEELQPTRSADPASIADPSARKKQEEDNLEFGKAIQKWNLHDYDEAQLLFLDHLTKYPDSPWAAESELHLGCASQYLGRYDEAQKWFEASQTRADLGQPMHQKALLRLGVVAMDRGELSKASELFAQLRANDGDPARMTYASYWIRALSLMKAKETALRDCGQKSLGEICKVMGNETNARELRALDAAGPHGFTIQELEQTARRYGMAARTVRASGATLKELPLPLVAHYRDRHFVAVVGREQDGKLKVYDTRVGHTVAMDHKGFVAQWSGLATVFSEVSAPGVRLASVQETVEAMGGCCGLPRNPDDLCEECCDDEGGGCSSCYGMPEWSINEMNMNLVVKDIPMWWDAPYGKSVRIGLTYNSLDSLIAIRPFGDKWMLNYASYLVVDPSGSVKVITGSGKGENFTPDGSGGYNSDARNATKTLTKVTGHSYRFELTDAAGTKFLYDVPPAMGGSSASSLLLSMTDKYGTAVTITHNAQGAITAVSHPAAVTTLSPTGTWTFVYGGNGKVSHIDDPFGRQVTFSYDGNGRLTGQTDMGGVAYGYSYTTAAQVRERDLNDPEQFVTRTNELFLSAITTPSGVTQFYTEPADGINNSMDRYPPPGGVMWENYRITVTDAMGAKEEHHFDGYSRVYWHRDKNHYKEGEQGTVKTVHHFTMVNGRGEISSTDHQGGGTSYYEGYSDGGQPGQTTSPMGADTYTYNSKGKVLTHDDGHGILFTYEYAANDVDEVRTKRTVDGVETVLSETEYDPVTGDVTAEEDQASLRTEYTRNVRGQLVTTTNPKGDVTTYEYDAQGYLETVKLQANGHPTEIVQAAYVYDDAGRAVSETDSSGYTLLHTYDDLNRRLQTIYPDATTLVNAYSCCNLNSVTARDGGVTRFGYDALKRLSTAVSPGRQTTTYNYDKVGNVKEVRFGRGEWIRWEYDSGNRVTAKIYPDNSRLTYGYEASSGRLLWRRDSQNRQTTCTYDSHGRLQSVTHPDLPSQSYTYDELGRQLTWIDGMKTTDYTYDVLGRLSEIDGPLADDTVAYTYDQWGRLCAWSYGGGTESYTFDSLGRVAVMTNPLGTFTPTYVGNSRVLSRFEYPVTGLVTTYSRLPVNADRRLVQTVHEGPGSSVLARYSYAYHADGGIATWDQEQPGLGTGRRLEISYDAANQMTAVVETPLGAPLSPGMQKVWREQYDASGNRTLTQDGNRTRTATFNNLNQMTELASGGMTWFRGQVNEASKVNVNGLPALVRPNGIFELTTNLGAGTHDVPIAATDKGGNVVTETWRVDNGSGENKILTYDNDGNLKNDGTRAYSWDARNRLVSFEAGNSSWSFDYDGANRRIGERKDDVPVREWVWEDVNLLEERLVGGGKHRFWSGGVEILDPQGNQTGKRFLLKDHLGSVRVVVGSNGAVTASYSYSPWGKRTRVDGVEEWGGGYTGHWWHESGLSLATYRPYDPELGRWLSRDPIAERGGLNLYGMVRNDPVNRADQLGLSDDCSIELHVGHWSTIDTLWKKRKNENWKAPCGYAFGTLSCWSLDTSMDIMSRIGEDDVLVDPELQQDQIDFFDKMNAKLPGMLKQAHEKADKICNEKCCQGKTVTIKIWCEKDYVKWAEKFNMHNSLAFCGKHIPHPCKK; this comes from the coding sequence ATGTCCGAAGATCAGAAACGTTGGACTTCGGAGGCCCGCCCCACCGAAAAAACCACGCTGCGGTTGCTCGATCTGACGAAGGTGCCCACGGAGAAGGATCTGCGCATGGCAGGACAGTTGGGCGAGGAACTGCAACCGACCAGGTCGGCTGACCCTGCCTCCATCGCTGATCCCTCCGCCCGCAAGAAGCAAGAAGAGGACAATCTGGAGTTCGGCAAAGCCATTCAGAAGTGGAACCTCCATGACTATGACGAGGCACAGTTGCTGTTTCTCGATCACCTGACCAAGTATCCCGATAGTCCGTGGGCAGCGGAGTCTGAGCTGCACCTTGGCTGTGCCAGCCAGTACCTTGGCAGATATGACGAAGCTCAAAAGTGGTTTGAGGCCTCCCAGACCAGGGCGGACCTGGGGCAACCTATGCATCAGAAGGCCTTGCTGCGTCTTGGCGTGGTGGCCATGGACCGTGGTGAACTCAGCAAGGCGTCGGAGCTCTTTGCCCAGCTAAGGGCCAATGACGGGGATCCCGCGCGTATGACTTATGCGTCCTATTGGATCCGGGCCTTGAGTTTGATGAAGGCCAAGGAGACGGCGCTGAGGGACTGTGGGCAAAAGTCCCTTGGTGAAATCTGCAAAGTGATGGGGAACGAAACGAACGCGCGGGAACTGCGCGCACTGGATGCGGCCGGCCCGCATGGATTCACCATCCAGGAGCTGGAGCAGACAGCCCGTCGGTATGGCATGGCGGCCCGCACAGTGCGAGCCAGCGGGGCCACGCTCAAAGAGCTGCCGCTGCCGCTAGTGGCCCACTACCGTGACCGGCACTTCGTGGCAGTTGTTGGACGGGAGCAGGACGGCAAGTTGAAGGTGTATGACACGCGTGTGGGCCATACGGTGGCGATGGACCACAAGGGTTTTGTCGCCCAGTGGTCGGGATTGGCCACGGTGTTCTCTGAGGTGAGCGCCCCTGGGGTGCGTCTGGCATCGGTTCAGGAGACGGTGGAAGCCATGGGTGGATGCTGCGGCCTGCCTCGTAATCCAGACGATCTTTGCGAGGAGTGTTGCGATGACGAGGGCGGCGGCTGCAGCTCCTGCTACGGCATGCCGGAATGGTCGATCAACGAGATGAACATGAATCTTGTGGTCAAGGACATTCCCATGTGGTGGGATGCCCCCTATGGCAAGAGTGTGAGGATCGGGCTGACCTACAACAGCCTGGACTCGCTCATTGCCATCCGTCCATTTGGAGACAAGTGGATGCTCAATTATGCCTCGTATCTGGTGGTGGATCCCAGTGGGAGTGTGAAAGTCATTACGGGTTCAGGAAAGGGCGAGAACTTCACCCCTGACGGCAGCGGGGGCTACAATTCAGATGCGCGCAACGCCACCAAGACGCTGACCAAGGTGACGGGGCACAGCTACCGCTTCGAACTGACTGACGCGGCAGGCACCAAGTTTCTCTATGATGTGCCGCCAGCCATGGGCGGGAGCAGCGCGTCCAGCCTGCTGCTCTCCATGACGGACAAGTATGGAACGGCGGTTACCATCACCCACAATGCCCAGGGGGCCATCACGGCCGTGAGTCATCCGGCGGCGGTCACAACACTGAGCCCAACGGGGACCTGGACCTTTGTTTATGGCGGCAACGGGAAAGTCTCCCATATCGACGATCCGTTCGGTCGGCAGGTCACCTTCAGCTACGATGGCAATGGTCGATTGACCGGTCAGACGGACATGGGTGGAGTTGCCTATGGCTACTCCTACACCACCGCGGCGCAAGTAAGGGAGCGGGATCTCAACGACCCAGAGCAGTTTGTGACCCGCACCAACGAGTTGTTCCTTAGTGCCATCACCACACCGAGCGGCGTCACGCAGTTTTACACGGAGCCAGCGGATGGCATCAACAATAGTATGGATCGTTACCCGCCACCGGGTGGGGTGATGTGGGAGAACTACCGCATCACAGTGACGGACGCCATGGGGGCGAAAGAAGAGCACCACTTTGACGGGTACAGCCGTGTCTACTGGCACCGGGACAAGAACCACTACAAAGAAGGCGAGCAGGGAACCGTCAAGACGGTGCATCACTTCACTATGGTGAATGGACGAGGGGAGATTAGTTCAACGGACCACCAGGGAGGTGGCACAAGCTACTACGAGGGTTACAGCGATGGGGGGCAGCCTGGGCAAACCACCAGTCCCATGGGTGCGGACACCTACACATACAACAGCAAAGGTAAGGTGCTGACCCATGACGACGGTCACGGAATCCTATTTACCTACGAATACGCCGCCAATGATGTGGACGAGGTGCGCACCAAGCGTACAGTGGACGGTGTGGAGACTGTGCTCTCAGAAACCGAGTATGACCCGGTGACTGGAGATGTCACGGCGGAGGAGGATCAGGCGAGCCTGCGCACGGAGTACACGCGTAATGTCCGGGGACAATTAGTGACCACGACGAATCCCAAGGGGGATGTGACCACCTATGAGTATGACGCCCAAGGGTACTTGGAAACGGTGAAGCTCCAGGCCAATGGGCATCCCACCGAAATCGTACAGGCCGCCTATGTGTATGATGATGCGGGACGGGCGGTCTCGGAAACCGACAGCAGCGGCTACACGCTGCTGCACACCTATGATGACCTGAATCGGAGGCTGCAGACGATCTATCCGGATGCAACCACCCTGGTCAATGCCTACAGCTGCTGCAACTTGAACAGTGTCACGGCTCGGGATGGGGGCGTGACACGCTTCGGGTATGATGCCTTGAAGAGGTTGTCTACTGCCGTGAGCCCTGGCCGACAGACGACAACTTACAACTATGACAAAGTTGGTAATGTGAAGGAGGTGCGTTTCGGTCGAGGTGAGTGGATTCGTTGGGAATATGATAGTGGGAACCGTGTGACGGCAAAAATATACCCTGATAACAGTCGACTGACCTACGGATATGAAGCCAGTTCGGGACGATTGTTATGGAGGAGGGATTCACAAAACCGTCAGACGACATGCACTTATGACAGCCATGGTCGACTGCAAAGCGTCACCCATCCAGACCTGCCTAGCCAAAGCTACACCTACGATGAACTGGGGCGCCAGCTTACATGGATCGATGGCATGAAGACGACAGATTACACCTATGATGTGTTGGGGCGCCTCAGTGAGATAGATGGGCCTTTGGCTGATGATACTGTTGCCTATACCTACGATCAGTGGGGGCGCCTCTGTGCTTGGAGTTACGGAGGAGGAACTGAAAGCTATACCTTTGACAGTTTAGGACGTGTGGCTGTCATGACCAATCCTCTTGGAACATTTACACCAACGTATGTTGGTAACAGCAGGGTGCTTTCGAGGTTTGAATATCCTGTAACAGGGTTGGTAACCACATACAGCCGGCTGCCTGTGAACGCTGATCGCCGACTGGTGCAAACCGTCCACGAAGGTCCTGGAAGCTCGGTGCTGGCTCGTTACAGCTATGCGTATCATGCCGATGGTGGAATTGCAACCTGGGACCAGGAACAACCCGGCCTAGGCACTGGCAGGCGATTGGAGATCTCTTACGACGCTGCCAATCAAATGACCGCCGTGGTCGAGACTCCCCTTGGAGCGCCCCTTTCTCCGGGCATGCAAAAAGTATGGCGAGAGCAATATGACGCCAGCGGAAACCGCACCCTGACCCAGGATGGCAATCGTACCAGAACGGCCACTTTTAACAATCTCAACCAGATGACCGAGCTCGCTTCAGGCGGGATGACATGGTTTCGCGGCCAGGTTAATGAGGCTTCAAAGGTAAATGTCAACGGACTGCCGGCACTTGTTCGCCCAAATGGCATTTTTGAACTGACCACCAACCTGGGTGCCGGAACCCATGATGTTCCGATAGCGGCCACCGACAAAGGGGGAAACGTCGTCACCGAGACGTGGCGGGTCGACAACGGCAGCGGTGAGAATAAGATCCTGACATATGACAATGATGGCAATCTCAAGAATGACGGCACGCGTGCCTACAGTTGGGATGCACGCAACCGGCTGGTCAGTTTTGAGGCAGGAAATAGTTCATGGTCTTTCGACTACGATGGAGCCAACAGGCGGATTGGTGAACGAAAGGACGATGTTCCGGTTCGTGAATGGGTGTGGGAAGATGTCAACCTGCTCGAGGAGCGTCTGGTGGGCGGTGGCAAGCATCGTTTTTGGAGCGGTGGCGTCGAGATCCTTGATCCGCAAGGGAACCAGACCGGAAAGCGTTTCTTGCTGAAGGATCATCTGGGATCTGTCAGGGTCGTCGTTGGATCTAACGGCGCTGTGACGGCATCATACAGCTATTCGCCTTGGGGCAAACGCACACGCGTCGACGGTGTGGAGGAGTGGGGAGGGGGATATACTGGCCATTGGTGGCATGAGAGTGGCTTGTCCTTGGCCACCTATAGACCCTATGATCCCGAACTTGGTCGGTGGCTTTCACGGGACCCGATCGCGGAGAGAGGAGGTCTTAACTTGTATGGCATGGTTCGAAATGATCCAGTGAATCGCGCTGATCAACTGGGTCTATCTGACGATTGCTCAATCGAACTTCACGTTGGTCACTGGAGCACGATCGATACGCTTTGGAAGAAGAGGAAAAATGAGAACTGGAAGGCGCCCTGTGGATATGCGTTCGGGACGCTGAGTTGTTGGTCTTTGGATACATCAATGGATATTATGTCCCGAATTGGTGAGGATGACGTTTTGGTAGATCCGGAGTTGCAACAGGATCAAATTGACTTCTTCGACAAAATGAACGCAAAACTGCCAGGAATGCTAAAGCAAGCCCATGAGAAGGCTGATAAAATTTGCAATGAAAAATGTTGCCAAGGCAAGACCGTCACGATCAAGATCTGGTGCGAAAAAGATTATGTTAAATGGGCCGAGAAATTTAATATGCATAATTCGCTCGCATTCTGCGGCAAACATATCCCACACCCGTGCAAAAAGTGA
- the grpE gene encoding nucleotide exchange factor GrpE, with protein MNSTTEEPIAAQESAAPEIETQAAEAASESQTAPAAADPISELQAEVAKWKDSALRTAAELDNYRKRVARETQESRAYANADLLRDLFPILDNFEMGLDAAKAESEKSMIYIGLSMVRRQLADFLRDAGVEEVPGQGAKFDPNVHEAVSHEASADQPEGTILKVMRRGFKLKDRLLRAATVSVSSGPPAA; from the coding sequence ATGAACTCAACGACCGAAGAACCCATCGCAGCTCAGGAGTCTGCCGCTCCCGAGATCGAAACCCAGGCCGCTGAAGCCGCTTCCGAATCCCAAACCGCCCCGGCGGCCGCCGATCCCATCTCTGAACTTCAGGCAGAGGTGGCCAAGTGGAAGGACAGCGCCCTGCGCACCGCCGCTGAGCTGGACAACTACCGCAAGCGCGTGGCCCGCGAGACCCAGGAGAGCCGTGCGTATGCGAACGCGGACCTGCTGCGCGACCTGTTCCCCATCCTCGACAACTTCGAGATGGGTCTCGACGCCGCCAAGGCCGAGAGCGAGAAGAGCATGATTTACATCGGCCTTAGCATGGTGCGCCGCCAGTTGGCCGACTTCCTGCGCGACGCCGGGGTGGAAGAAGTGCCCGGCCAGGGTGCCAAGTTCGACCCGAATGTCCACGAAGCCGTGAGCCATGAAGCCAGCGCCGACCAGCCCGAAGGCACCATCCTGAAAGTGATGCGCCGCGGCTTCAAGCTCAAGGACCGCCTGCTGCGTGCGGCGACCGTTTCCGTGTCCAGCGGTCCTCCGGCGGCGTAA
- a CDS encoding sigma-54-dependent transcriptional regulator encodes MTTPATILIVDDEKHTREGLRLSLEDDFDVYVAGNSAEAMEILKGDPVDVMLTDLRLGGESGMDLIGQALKLSHPPICIMMTAYGSVDTAVEAMKRGAYDFVTKPLNLDEVDILIKRALRSRTLEKENSELKRQVEKKFSIEGILGQSEVMKPVFEVIEQVAPTKATVLIEGESGTGKELVAKAIHHLSGRPAAKLVTVHCAALAANVLESELFGHEKGSFTGATERRIGRFELADGGTLFLDEIGEIDANIQIKLLRALGEHTIERVGGNKPIKVEVRLVAATNKDLWKLVQESKFREDLYYRLRVVQVKLPPLRERKSDIPILADAFLHELAKANGKPFKPLSDEALQALLAYSWPGNVRELRTALEHGIVMCNSPRVGLKHLPGYLLQSRPAPAPGSSAAAGSSPAGEGGAHGSAALGDDLNLEKMERAIIEEALRRTGDNRTEAAEVLGLSRRTLQRKLKEMNRVKKIRRHSD; translated from the coding sequence ATGACCACGCCTGCCACCATCCTTATTGTCGATGACGAGAAGCACACCCGGGAGGGGTTGCGGCTGTCGCTGGAGGATGATTTCGACGTCTATGTGGCGGGCAATTCGGCTGAGGCGATGGAGATCCTCAAAGGGGATCCGGTGGATGTGATGCTCACGGACCTCCGCCTGGGCGGGGAGAGCGGGATGGATCTCATCGGGCAGGCATTGAAGCTGTCGCACCCGCCCATCTGCATCATGATGACCGCCTACGGCTCCGTGGATACGGCCGTGGAGGCGATGAAGCGTGGGGCGTACGACTTTGTCACGAAGCCGCTGAACCTGGATGAGGTGGATATCCTCATCAAACGGGCCCTCCGCAGCCGGACGCTGGAGAAGGAGAACTCCGAGCTGAAGCGGCAGGTGGAGAAGAAATTCTCCATAGAGGGCATTCTGGGCCAGAGTGAGGTCATGAAGCCGGTGTTCGAGGTCATCGAGCAGGTGGCACCCACTAAAGCGACCGTCTTGATCGAGGGCGAGAGCGGCACGGGGAAGGAACTGGTGGCCAAGGCCATCCACCACCTGAGCGGTCGCCCGGCAGCCAAACTGGTGACCGTGCACTGCGCAGCGCTGGCGGCGAACGTGCTGGAGAGCGAACTCTTCGGTCACGAGAAAGGGTCCTTCACCGGGGCCACGGAGCGCCGGATTGGTCGTTTCGAGCTGGCGGACGGAGGCACGCTTTTCCTGGATGAGATCGGGGAGATTGATGCCAACATCCAGATCAAGCTCCTGCGGGCTCTGGGGGAGCACACCATCGAGCGGGTGGGGGGCAACAAGCCCATCAAGGTGGAGGTGCGTCTGGTGGCCGCCACGAACAAGGATCTCTGGAAACTCGTGCAAGAGAGCAAGTTCCGGGAAGACCTCTACTACCGGCTGCGAGTGGTGCAGGTGAAGCTGCCGCCTCTGCGCGAGCGCAAAAGCGACATTCCCATCCTGGCGGATGCGTTTTTGCATGAGCTGGCCAAGGCCAATGGCAAGCCGTTCAAGCCGCTGTCTGACGAGGCGCTACAGGCGCTGCTGGCCTATTCCTGGCCGGGCAATGTGCGCGAACTGCGCACGGCTCTGGAACACGGCATCGTGATGTGCAATTCCCCGCGGGTGGGGCTGAAGCACCTGCCCGGCTATCTCCTCCAATCCCGGCCTGCGCCGGCCCCTGGCTCCTCCGCTGCGGCGGGCTCCAGCCCTGCGGGAGAGGGGGGCGCCCATGGCAGTGCCGCTCTGGGTGATGATCTGAATCTGGAAAAAATGGAGCGGGCTATCATCGAGGAGGCGCTGCGACGGACTGGTGACAACCGGACCGAAGCGGCGGAGGTTTTGGGCCTCAGCCGACGCACCCTCCAGCGCAAGCTCAAGGAAATGAACCGCGTGAAGAAGATCCGCCGGCACAGCGATTGA
- the dnaJ gene encoding molecular chaperone DnaJ has protein sequence MASKRDYYEVLGVSKTATQDELKKAYRKLAVQFHPDKNPGDHSAEEKFKELGEAYDVLGDEQKRAAYDRYGHAAFAGGMPAGGGGGGFHDPFDVFREVFGGGAGGDIFESFFGGSGRRGGRGGNGPQRGSDLRYGLEITLEEAAKGVEKELEFERLANCKTCKGSGSKSGGGTKQCRTCGGVGQVISARGFFQIQQTCPDCMGTGQTISDPCVDCHGQGRAKDRTRIRLKIPAGIEEGSRLRSSGNGDAGTRGGPSGDLYVVISIKSHDLFEREGADLHCDVPVSYPIAALGGELAVPTLDGKANVRVPGGTQNGATFRLRGQGLKHLDSERKGDLYVHVQIAVPTKLNAEQKEKLQDFAKALGEHNSPLQEGFFERAKRFFT, from the coding sequence ATGGCCTCCAAACGCGACTATTACGAAGTCCTCGGCGTCTCCAAGACTGCCACTCAGGACGAGCTCAAAAAAGCCTACCGCAAACTCGCGGTTCAATTCCACCCGGACAAGAACCCTGGCGACCATTCCGCAGAGGAAAAGTTCAAGGAACTGGGCGAGGCCTACGATGTGCTTGGCGATGAGCAGAAGCGCGCTGCTTACGACCGCTACGGTCACGCGGCGTTCGCCGGCGGCATGCCTGCCGGTGGCGGTGGTGGTGGTTTCCACGATCCCTTCGACGTCTTCCGCGAAGTCTTCGGCGGCGGAGCCGGTGGCGACATCTTCGAGAGCTTCTTCGGCGGCAGCGGCCGCCGGGGTGGACGCGGCGGCAACGGCCCGCAGCGGGGCAGCGACCTGCGCTATGGCCTGGAGATCACCCTCGAAGAGGCGGCCAAAGGCGTGGAGAAGGAACTCGAGTTCGAGCGCCTGGCCAACTGCAAGACCTGCAAAGGCTCCGGCTCCAAGAGCGGCGGTGGCACCAAACAATGCCGCACCTGCGGCGGCGTGGGCCAGGTCATCAGCGCCCGTGGCTTCTTCCAGATCCAACAGACCTGCCCGGACTGCATGGGCACCGGTCAGACCATCTCGGACCCCTGCGTCGACTGCCATGGCCAAGGCCGCGCGAAAGATCGCACCCGCATCCGCCTCAAGATCCCCGCAGGCATCGAGGAAGGCTCCCGCCTGCGCTCCAGCGGCAATGGCGATGCTGGCACCCGCGGTGGCCCCAGCGGCGACCTCTATGTGGTGATCAGCATCAAGTCTCACGACCTCTTCGAGCGTGAAGGCGCGGATCTCCATTGCGACGTTCCGGTGAGCTACCCCATCGCAGCCCTGGGCGGCGAACTGGCGGTGCCCACGCTGGATGGCAAAGCCAACGTTCGCGTCCCCGGTGGCACGCAGAACGGGGCCACCTTCCGTCTCCGCGGTCAGGGGCTCAAGCATCTGGACAGTGAACGCAAGGGCGACCTCTACGTGCACGTCCAGATCGCGGTGCCCACGAAGCTCAATGCCGAGCAGAAGGAGAAGCTTCAAGACTTCGCCAAGGCTCTGGGAGAGCACAACTCACCGCTTCAGGAGGGCTTCTTTGAGCGCGCCAAACGCTTCTTCACCTGA
- a CDS encoding lipid-A-disaccharide synthase N-terminal domain-containing protein, with product MSDGFLQPYLDSTFGHWLYIDSAMWTAVGFLGAAIFGSRFVLQWLQSEKEKKLVVPWYFWHLSFWGSVLNLLYFLHIDKAPLILGNCFLPFLYGRNIIFLRQTQDRRRGGGRMVMAGVVVLMLATFGYTALTSPDAKLRQDLQALKDMESIVQGVKGYYAEHHQLPKGATSEMVRELIKDNPRHIAYINVPKDRLDKEGAWLDPWGQPYRIFVSGNQVIIRSAGKNGQFDDGLDDKRDDILVQGAVN from the coding sequence GTGTCCGACGGATTTCTTCAGCCCTACCTCGACTCCACCTTCGGCCACTGGCTCTACATTGACTCCGCGATGTGGACCGCGGTGGGCTTTCTGGGAGCTGCCATTTTCGGCAGCCGCTTCGTCCTCCAGTGGTTGCAGAGCGAGAAGGAGAAGAAACTCGTGGTGCCCTGGTACTTCTGGCACCTCAGCTTCTGGGGCAGCGTGCTGAACCTGCTCTACTTCCTGCACATCGACAAAGCCCCGCTCATCCTGGGCAACTGCTTCCTGCCCTTTCTGTACGGGAGAAACATCATCTTCCTCCGCCAGACCCAGGACCGCCGTCGTGGTGGCGGCCGCATGGTCATGGCAGGCGTGGTGGTGCTCATGCTCGCCACCTTTGGCTACACCGCCCTGACCAGCCCAGACGCGAAGCTCCGCCAGGATCTGCAAGCCCTCAAGGACATGGAGTCCATCGTCCAGGGGGTTAAAGGATACTACGCCGAGCACCACCAGCTTCCCAAGGGTGCCACCTCTGAAATGGTACGTGAACTCATCAAGGACAATCCCCGGCACATCGCCTACATCAATGTACCCAAGGACCGCCTCGACAAGGAGGGGGCCTGGCTTGATCCTTGGGGGCAGCCCTACCGGATCTTTGTCTCAGGCAACCAGGTCATCATTCGCTCTGCCGGCAAGAATGGGCAGTTCGACGATGGTCTGGATGACAAACGGGATGACATCCTTGTGCAGGGTGCGGTGAACTGA